GCTCAGCCGCCGCGAATGCCGCGACGGTCATGAGCGGGAACTGGCAAGGAGTCGGACATGGCGGCAGGCACGTGGCGAGGAATGGAGAGGAGCGGGCGGCGGGCGGCGCGCGGTTGCGCGGGCGCTCCGCGATTGTGCTGCCGACGCTGTCTGTATCGGCTGCGATGCGCTCGCGCTTGAGCCGCCGCCGTTCAAGACGGCAGCGCTTCTCCCTGCGCCGGGTCCAGGTGCAGCTCGACCCGGTTGCGGCCGCCATGCTTGGCCCGGTACAGCGCGTCGTCGGCGCGGCTGAGCAATTGCTGCACGGTCTCGCCCGGGCGGTACCAGGCCACGCCGATCGAGGCGGTGACCTCGAGCATGCCGGCATCGGTCAGGAACGGCGTGGCGCCGACCACCTGGTGCAGGGCATGCAGCCGGGTCCGTGCCGGCGGCGCCAGGCCCGGCAGCACCGCCAGCAGTTCTTCGCCGCCGTAGCGGCCGATCAGGTCGGCGCCGCGCAGGTTCGCGTTCATGCGCCGGCCGACCCGCGCCAGCACCGCATCGCCGACCAGGTGGCCGTGCAGGTCGTTGACGTGCTTGAAATGGTCCAGGTCGATCATCGCCACCGCCAGCGCGCTGCCGTCGCTGCGGCTGTGCTGCATCTGCGCGGCCAGGGCATCGAGGATGCCGACGCGGTTGAGCAGGCCGGTCAGGTCGTCGCGGACTGCCTTCAGCGCCAGCGCGGCGCGGGCGACCTCCAGTTCGCGCTTGTCGTGTTCCAGTTCGCGGGTGCGCTCGGCGACCAGCCGCGCCAGGGTGCGCTCGCGCGCCAGCAACTGTTTCACCCGCCAGCGCCACACCGCGGTCACCAGCAGCGCGGCGGCCAGCGCGTACGCCATCCACGCCAGCGGGCTGCGCCACCATGGCGGCAGGATCACGAACTCCAGGCGCGCCACCTCGCTGCGCGCGCGCTGGCGCTCGTCCAGCGCCTGCACCTCCAGTGCGTAGCGGCCCGGCGACAGCAGGGTATAGGTCAGATGTGCCTGTTCGGTGTCGGCCCATTGCTCCTGCAGGCCCTCGAGGCGGTAGCGGAAGCGCAGGGTGTCGTTGCCGCCGACCGCGCCGGGCACCGCGAAGGCGATCTCGATCGGCTGCTGCGACCACGGCAGCTGCGCGCCGGCGGTGACCGCGCGGCCGCCGCGGGTGGCGTGCAGCAACTGCAGGTGCAGCGGCCGCGCGGCGAACAGCCGCGCCGGGTCCAGCACCTGGCTGAGGCCCTTGCTGTTGCCGATCCAGACCGAGCCGTCGGCATCCTCGAAGAACGCCGATTCGGAGGTGTCGTCCCACAGCAGGCCCTCGGCCTGGGTCACGCGGATCCAGCGTCCGTCCGACCACAGGTCCAGGCCCTGGCTGCTGCCGACCCACAGCCGTTGCTGCCGGTCCTGCCGCAGCACGTAGGGCACGATCCGCGCCAGCAGCGGATCGTCGACCTTGCGCACGAACAGGGTGGCGCTGCGCGGGTCGAAGCGCCCATGCCACACCCCGACGTCGCCGAACGACAGCCAGGCCTCGTCGCTGGCGTTGATGGTGAACTTGTCCAGTTCCGCGTCCGGCACCGCGCCGCGCAGGCGGACCGGTTGCCAGCCCTGCGCCTGGTGCAGGTACAGGCCGTGGTCGCCGACCAGCCACAGGCGGCCGCGCGCGTCGTAGCCGCCGCTGCTGAAATGGTCGCGCGGCAGGTCGGGCGCCGGCCGTGCCTGGCGTTCGCCCGGCGCCAGCAGGAACGCGCCGCGGGTGGTCAGCAGCCACAGCGTGCCGGCGTCGTCGAAGAACATCCACTTCAGCGACGCCGACACCCTGGCGATCTCGTGCATGCGGCCGCTGCCGCGGTCCAGGCGCAGCACCCGGCCGGACGACTGGCCCAGCCACAGGGTGCCGTCGGCGGCGTCGACCAGCTGCACGGTCTGGCGCAGCGGTTGCCCGTCGCGGTCGGTCAGCGGGCGCATGCGGCCGCTGCCGGCGTCGAGCACGTTGGCGCCCATTTCGCTGCCGACGTACAGGCGGCCGTCGCCGCGGCTGCGCATGACCGCCCAGGTCGGCCCGGTGGCCAGCCCCTGCGGTTCCTCCCAGTGCTGGATCACGCCGTAGCCGAGCCAGCGCTGCACGCCGCGGCCGCGGGTGCCCATCCACAGGCGGCCCTGGCGATCGCTGAGCAGGGCGCAGATATTGGCCGCCAGCGCGCCCAGGCCCTGGGTGCGGTCGAAGGCGCGCCAGCGTCCGTCTTCCCAGCGCAGCAGGCCGGTATCGCTGCGGGTCAGCACCCGGCCGTGGGCGTCCTCCACCAGATTGATGCCGACCGCGACCGTGGACAGCTCGCTGCCTGGCGGCGGCGCGCGTTCGGCGAAGCCCGTCGCGCCGGCCGGCCAGGCCAGCACATGGTGGACGCCGCGCGCCCACAGCGTGCCGTCGCGGCCGCGCAGCAGCGCCAGCCAGCGGTCCTCGGGAACGCCCTCGGCGCGGCCGAGCCGGCGCAGCCGGCCCTGCGCATCCAGCCGGCACAGTTGCCGGCCGCAGCCCATCCACAACGCGTCGCCGATCGCGGCGATGCTGGAAATCTCGGCCAGGGCGGTGCCGTCGGCGCTGCGCAGCGGCGCGACCAGCCAGCGGCCGTCGGCGCCGGCGGCGATCCGCAGCGGCCGCTTGTCGCTGAGCGCGACGAGCCCGTCGCCGAATGCGGCCAGGGAGCTGCCCTGGTCGATCGGCAGGCGCCGGCCGTCGGCGCCGGGGACCGCGGCAAAGCGCCGCCCATCGCCGACGTACAGCGCATTGGAGGCGCCGACCCACATGCGCTGGCGGCGGTCTTCGGCGATCGCATAGACCAGCGGACTGCCGAGGCCGGCATCGGCGCCGACCTGCTCGAAGCGTTCGCGCTCGTAGCGGTGCAGTCCCAGTTCGGTGCAGGCCCAGACCACGCCCTGCCGATCGGCGTACAGGCAGTTGACGCTCAGGCCCTGCAGGCCGTCGGATTGCGCGTAGTCGCGGAAGCTGTACTCCTGCGCCAGCGCGGCGCCGGCCCAGGCGCACAGCGCGAGCACGGCGGCGAACCGCCATGCGCGAGCGCGCGGCGGGGAGGGCGACGACGGCGGGTGGCTGATCGGCACGGCGATGACTGGCGTCCCCGGAAGGCGCTGCGCGACGGTGGGCGCTGCACCTGCAACACCCCTGGAACAAGGGTATCGGCGCAGCGGGGCGGGGCTTGAATGGCGCGCGGACCCGCTTGCGCGAGTGCGCCTAGGCGGTCACTTGCCGGGCGGCGTCGAAGGCGGCATCGAACAGGCGCTGCACCGGCGGTCCCATTTCCCCGACCAGCACCGCCAGCAGCGCCAGGCCGAGCACCACCGCCACCGGCAGGCCGAGCTGGATCGGGTTCAGCGCCGGTGCGGCCTTGGCCAGCGCGCCGAAGGCCAGGTTCACCGCCAGCATAGCCACCATCACCGGCAGCGCCAGGGTCACCGCGCCGCGCATCATGCTCATGAAGAAATCCGGCGCCACCGAGGCCATCGCCTGCGCGTCCGGCAACGCATTGCCGATCGGCAGCGCCTTGTAGCTGTCCACCAGCAGCTGCACCACGGCCAGGTGGCCGTTGGCGGTGAAGAACAGCAGGCCGAAGGCCAGGTAGAACCATTGCCCGATCACCCCGGAGGTGACGCCGCGCAACGGATCGGCCATCTGCGCGAAGCCCAGGCCGGTGCTCTGCGACACCAGTTCCCCGGCCAGCGCGCCGGCCTCGAAGATCAGCCGCAGCATGAAGCCCATGCTCGCCCCGACCGCCAGCTCGCGCGCCACGCTCAGCACCACCGCGGCATCGAATCCGTCCCAGTCCGGTACCGGCGGCAGCAGCGGCGCCAGCGCCATCGCCAGCGTCGCCGCCAGCATCACCCGGATCCGCGCCGGCACCGCGCGGGTGCCGACCAGCGGCATCACCATCAGCATCGCGCCGATGCGCAGCATGGTCCACAGGATCGCGCCGACCATCGCGAAGGCCTGTTGGCCATCGATGACCATCTGGGTTGCCGAATCCATCAGGCGGGGACCAGGGCGGGGACCGGGGACCGGGGACCGGGGACCCGAAGAGCGCGTATCGGGAAAGCCCCGAGGCTGCCCCTGCTTTTCCGGGTCCCTGGTCCCCGGTCCCCGGTCCCGTTCTCGCCAGCCACGCCTAGCCCCCGATCAGATGCGGAATGCGCTGGAACAGCATGGTGGTGTACTCGACCAGGTGCGCCAGCAGCATGCTGCCGGTGGCGAACAGCATCGCGGTCAGGGCGACCACCTTGGCGACGAAGGCGATGGTCGGCTCGTTGAGCTGGGTGGCGGCCTGGAACACGCCGATCACCACGCCCACCACCAGCATCGACAGCAGCAGCGGGCCGGCCACCCATAGCACCGTGATCAGGCCGCCGCGCAGTTCGGTCAAGGCCAGTTCGGGACTCATCGGCTCAGACTCCGTTGAAGCTGGCGGCGAGGGTGCCGACGGTCAGCACCCAGCCGTCGACCAGCACGAACAGCAGGATCTTGAACGGCGCCGAGACCAGCATCGGCGACATCATCATCATGCCCATCGACATCAGCACGCTGGCCACCACCAGGTCGATGATCACGAACGGGATGAAGATCAGGAAGCCGATCTCGAAGGCGGTCTTCAGTTCCGAGGTCACGAACGAGGCCACCAGCACCGGGAACGGGATCGCGTCGGGACCGCTGTAGGTGCCGTTGCCGGCCATGCCGGCGAAGGTCATCAGGTCGGCCTCGCGCACCTGCGCCAGCATGAACGCGCGCAACGGCTGGGTGGTCAGGGTCCATGCGGTCTGGAAATCGATCTGGCCGTTGAGGTAGGGGCTCATGCCCTGGCCCCAGGCCTTTTCCCACACCGGCATCATCACCAGCGCGGTCAGGAACAGCGCCAGCCCCATCAGCACCTGGTTGGACGGGGTCTGCCCGGTGCCCATCGCCTGGCGCAGCAGGCCGAGCACGATGGTGATGCGGGTGAACGCGGTCAGTACCAGCAGCATCGATGGCAGCAGGGTGATCGCGGTCATCAGCAGCAGCGTCTGCAGCGGCAGGCTCACCGGTTGCGCGCCGACCTTGCCGACGTTGACCTGCGGCAGCGACGGCAGGGTCGGCGCGGCGTTCTGCGCGGCCGGTGCCGGCGTGGCCGGCGCCGCGGCGGGTGCGGCCTGGGCCCAGCCCAGCGCCGGCAGCAGGCTCAGCGTCAGCAGGATCAACAGCAGGCGCAGGCCGCGCGCGTAACGGTTCCAACGAAGCAACATGATCATTTGTCCTTGCGCAGCTTCTGCGCCAGCAGCTGGGCGAAATCGGGGAGGTTCTTGAGCTGCTTGAGGTTCGGCAGCGACGGCGCCGGTGCCTGCGGCAGCGGCTCGGGCAAGCGATGCAAGGTACGTACCCCGCCGGCCGACACCCCGAGCAGCAACTGCTCGCCGTTGACGTCGACCACCACCACGCGCTCCTTGGCGCCGACCGCCAGGCTGGCCACCACGCGCAGCCCTTCGGCCGGGCGGAAGCCGCTGCCGGGCAGGCGCTTGAGCACCCAGGCCATGCCCAGGATCAGGCCGAGCACCAGCAGCAGGGCCAGCACCGCACCGAACAGGCTGGGCGGCGACGGCGCGGCGCTGCCGACGCCCGAGGCGGACTTGGCCGCCTGGGTGGCGGCCGCGAGCAATAGGCTCACCGCAGTCTCCGGATGCGTTCGGTGGGGCTGACCACGTCGGTCAGGCGCACGCCGAAGCGGTCGTTGATCGTCACCACCTCGCCGTGCGCGATCAGGGTGCCGTTGACGTACACGTCCAGCGGTTCGCCGGCGCCGCGCTCCAGTTCCACCACCGAGCCCTGGTTGAGCTGCAGCAGGTTGCGGATCGGGATGCGGTTGCGGCCGACTTCCAGCGACAGCGTCACCGGCACGTCCAGGATCATGTCAAGGTTCAGGTCGTTGCCGATGCCGCCATGGGACTCCGGCTGCAGGCTGTCGAACTGGGTCGGGATCGGCTCGGGGATGTCGTTCTGGCTCATGACGCGTCTTCCTGGAAGGCGGGGCGGCGGCGCAGCGCGCCCGGGGGTTGGTTCGAAGTGATCTTCACGGCGTTCTGGCCGCGCGAGATGCCGAATTCGCCGGTGAACAGCGGGATGTTCTCCACGCACAACGGCACCTGCTTGGGCAGGTCGATCGGCAGCACGTCGCCGATCTTCAGCCGGGTCAGCTCGCGCAAGGTCATCTGCTTTTGCGCCAGCACGCTGGAGATGGTGACCTCGGCGGTATTGAGCTGCTCGCGCAACATCACGTTCCAGCTCTCGTCGCGGTCCACGCGGTCGCTCTGGATGCCGGCGTCGAGCAGTTCGCGGATCGGCTCGAGCATCGAATACGGCAGGGTGATGTGGATCTCGCCGCCGCCGCCTTCCAGTTCCACATGGAAGCGGCTGACCACCACGTACTCGCGCGGGGTGACGATGTTGGCGAAGTGCGGGTTGACCTCGGAATTGAGGTACTCGAACTCCACTTCCATCACCGGCGCCCAGGCCTCGTGCAGGTCGGCGAAGGTCTGCTTGAGCATCAGCTGGATCACCCGCATCTCGGTCGGGGTGAATTCGCGGCCTTCGATGCGGGTGGGGTAGCGGCCATCGCCGCCGAAGAAGTTGTCGACCACGGTGAACACCAGGGTCGGCTCGAACACGATCAGGCCGGTGCCGCGCAGCGGCTTGAACTTGATCAGGTTGAGGTTGCTGGGCACGTACAGCGAGTGCATGTAGTCGTTGAACTTGATCAGGTCGATGCCGCGCACCGACAGGTCGGCCGAGCGCCGGATCAGGTTGAACAGGCCGATCCGCCACAGCCGCGCGAAGCGCTCGTTGACCATCTCCAGGGTCGGCATGCGCCCGCGGATGATCCGGTCCTGGCTGGAGAAATCGTACTGGCGCGCTTCGCCCGGCGCCGGCGGTGCCGGCCCGGTGTCCACCGCGCCGGCATCGACGCCATGCAGCAGCGCATCGATCTCGTCTTGGGAAAGCAGGTCGGTCATCGCGGCGGCGCCTTACTGGGTCACGAAGCTGGTGAACAGCAGTTCTTCGACGCACTTCTTGCCGGTCTCGGCGGTCATCAGCTTTTGCGCGTCGGCCAGCGCCGCGGCCTGCAGCTTCTTGCGCCCGGCGAGGTCGGCGATGTCCTGCGCCTGCACCTGCGAGAACAGCATCAGCAGGTGCGCGCGGATCGCCGGGGCGTTCTCGGTGATCAGCTTCAGTTCTTCCGGGTCGCGGGTCATCAGCTGCACTTCCATCTGCAGGTAGTGCGGGCCGTCTTCGGCGCTGCCGTTGAGGTTGACCACGAACGCCGGGTCCATCGCGAAGTACTGCGCCGGCTTGGGCAGTTCGGCGGTCTTGGCCGCGGCCTTGGCGTGGGCGTCGTCGGGCTTCTTCAGGAAGAACCAGGCGCCGGCGCCGCCCCCGCCGAGCACCAGCACCGCGGCGGCGAGGATGATCAGCAGCTTCTTCTTCGACTTGCCGCCCTCGGGGGCATCCTTGGCGTCGGCGGGTTTCTTCGATTTGTCGGCTGCAGCTGCCACGGATTGGCTCCTTGAAGGGGGACTCTGCCCCCAGGGATGCAATCGGTGTGCCGAAACGGCAGCAGTGGCTTGCCGGATATTTGACGGGGGCCGCGACGGCCGGTTGCCGAGGCCGGTTTTCAGGAGGAACTCCAGTCCCGAAGGGCCTTGTCGGCGATGCCCGTCGCGGCCGAAGCCGCTCCGGGCGGGGAGCGGTTCGCGCCGCGGCGACCGCGGCGGTGCGGCCGGATTACGCGTAGGCGTCGAGCAGGCCGCGCTGGCGCAGGACCGCCGACGGAATCCCGACGCTGCCCAGCAGCTCGTCGCTGCCGGCTTCGCCGCCGCCCGGCGCGGTGCCTTGCGGGGCGTTCTGCGCGGCGTGCTGGTGCTGCTGGCCGACGTCGGCCTGGCCGAGCTGGAAGCCATGCTGGCCGAGCATCTCGCGCAGCCGCGGCAGGCTGTTCTCCAGCGCCTGGCGCACGTCGGCCTGGGCGCTGCTGAAGCTGGCGTTGACCTGGTCGCCGTTCAGATGCAGGCGCACCTCGACCGGGCCGAGCTCGGCAGGACTGAGCTTGATGTGGGCGTGGCCGATCTTCTGGTCCGCCAGCCAGCTCATGCGCGCGCCCATCGCGTCGTCGAAGTTGTCGCCGTGCAGCTGCGGGGTCGGGGTCGGCGAGCCGGTGAACGGCGCGGCCGCGTCCGCGGTGCGCGACGGGGCGTGGATTCCCGCCGGTCCCACGAGGTTGACCGGATCGGTGCCGGTGCCGGCGGCAGCGCCGCCGTTGTCGGTGGCCTTGTCCGCGACCGCGCTGGCCAGCGCCGCCACCGGTGCCGCGGCATCGCCGCCGCCCGCCGCCTGTGCGGCGGCACCGGCGACCTGCGCCAGCATGCCGCCGAAGCTGCCGGCGGCGACCGCGGCGCTGGCCCCGGTCGCGCCCGGCGTGGCCGCGGTCGTCGCGCCCGCAGCGGCGGCTGCGGGGTCGGTGCCGGCGGCCAGGGCGTCGCCGCCGAGCAGCGCGGCCACGCCCTTGGCCGCGGCGCCGGCCACGCCGATCGCCAGCCCGGCGGCCGCGCCCAGCGGGCCGGCACTGACTGCGGGCAGCGCCGCGCCGAGCACGGGCAACAGGCCCAGGCCGATGCCGGCCAGGCCGGCCGGCGGCCAGCCGGCGTCTTCCTCGCTGTCCTCGCCCTGCTTGGCGTCGGCCTTGGCGCTCTTGGCCGGCGCCTTGGTCTCCTCGCTGCTCTTCTCGCTGTCGCCCGCGGCCTGCGCGCCGGCCTGCGCGCTGCGCGCCGGCTCGCTGGCGGCGTCGTCCGCCGCCTCGGGCCGCTTGGATGCGGCGTCCTTGTCGGCAGAGGCCTGCTGCGACTTGGTGCTGGGGCGCGGCGCCGGCTTCGGCGCTGCGTTCGCGTTGTCGTTGCCGAGCAGCGCGGCGAAATCCTGGCCACCGTTGCGGTCCGGGCCCTGCGCGTCGGCGCCGCCGCCGGGGATGCTGGCGCGGCCGCTGCCGCCCAGTGCGGAAAGTGCGGTGTTCATCGGTTGTCTCCGTGTTCGGTGTCGCTGTCGGCTGCGGCCACCGCCAGGCGCACCCGGCGCGCGCCGAGGTCGTCCATCTCGCGCTGGCTGCGGCGGTCGTCGACCTTGCGTTCCTGGGCGCGGTAGCTGGCCGCCAGCTGTTCCAGCACCTGCTTGTCGCGGCTGGCCAGCAGCAGCCGGCTGCGTTCCATCTCCACCTTCTCGCGGTTGCGGTCCACGGTCTGGCACTGCTGCTGCACCGCGCTCTCCAGGCGGTCCAGGAACGCGCGGCGGTTGGCCAGCTGCGCCAGGCTGGTCGCGGCCATCTGGCTGTTGGCGTATTCCTCGGCGTAGCGGCGCAGTTCTTCCAGCCGCGATTCGTGGGTCTCCAGCGCGCGCTGGCGCTCGGCCAGGTCGCGGGCGACCTCGTCCTCGTGCTGCTGGGCGCGGCGGAGCAGGGGATCGATACGCTGTGATTGCATCATGGCTTAGTTCTCACGTTCGACCAGGCGCTTCAATGCGGCCTGGCTGTGGGGCAGATCTGCGGCCTTGGCGACATCCTGTCCGAGGAATTCCATGATCTCCGGCCACCGCTCCAGCGCCTCGTCCACGGCCGCATCGTTGCCGCGCTGGTAGGCGCCGATGGTGATCAGGTCGCGGTTGGACGAGTACGCCGAGACCAGCCGCTTCAGCGCGCGGATGCGCAGCCGCCACGGTTCGTCGGCGATGTCCTGGACCACGCGGCTGACCGAGGATTCGACGTCGATGGCCGGGTACAGGCCGCTGTCGGCGACGCGGCGCGAGAGCAGGATGTGGCCGTCGAGGATGGCGCGCGCGGCGTCGGCGATCGGATCCTGCGGATCGTCGCCTTCGGTCAGCACGGTGTAGAAGGCGGTGATCGAGCCGCGGCCCTTGGCGCCGTTGCCGGCGCGCTCGACCAGCGCCGGCAGCTTGGCGAACACCGACGGCGGATAGCCGCGGGTGGTCGGCGGTTCGCCGACCGACAGGCCGATCTCGCGCTGCGCCTGGGCGAAGCGGGTCAGCGAATCCATCAGCAGCAGCACGTTCAGGCCCTGGTCGCGGAACCATTCGGCGATCGCGGTGGCGCGGTAGGCGCCATGCAGGCGCGCCAGCGGCGGGCGGTCGGCCGGGGCGGCGACGACCACCGCGCGGCGCAGGCCTTCCTCGCCCAGCGTGGTCTCGACGAAATCGCGCACTTCGCGGCCGCGTTCGCCGATCAGTCCGACCACGATCACGTCGGCGGCGGTGTAGCGGGTCATCATCCCGAGCAGGGTGGACTTGCCGACGCCGGAGCCGGCGAACAGGCCCACGCGCTGGCCGCGGCCGATCGGCAGCAGCGCGTTGATCGCACGCACGCCGACGTCCAGCGGGGTGGTGATCGGCTCGCGCGCCAGCGGGTTGATCGACACGCCGGCCATGCCCACCGAGCCCTCGGCGCGGATCGGGCCCTTGCCGTCCAGCGGCACGCCGTCCGAGTCGATGACCCGGCCGAGCAGGCCTTCGCCCACTTCCACGCCGCCGCGGCGGCGCACCGGCACCACCCGCGCGTTGGGCAGCAGGCCATGGGTTTCGGCGCTGGGCATCAGCGAGGTGCGCTCGCCGGAGAAGCCGACCACTTCGGCATCGACCCAGCCGCCGTCGACCTCGACCTTGCAGGTGGCGCCCATCGGCGCTTCGCAGCCGACCGCTTCGAGGGTCAGCCCGACCGCGCGGCGCAGGATGCCCTCGCGGATCAGGCCGCGGCCGGCGGCGGCGTCGAGGTCGAGCTGGCCCAGGCGCGAGGCCAGGCGCAGGTTGCGCGCGTCCAGCCAGTCGGCCGGGTGGGTGCCGGACAGCGCGCTCACAGGCCCGCTCCGGACTTGCGCATCACCGTTTCCAGCGCCGCGCGCAGGCGCGCTTCCAGGGTGCCGTCGATGCGCACCGCTTCGGCGTGCACGCGCAGGTCGCCGCGGCTCAGGGTCAGGTCCGGCACCAGCCGGGTGCCGTCGGCCATCAGCGCCAGCAGCGGGGTCAGCGCGGCGATGTCGTCCGGGTGCAGGCGCACCTCGACCTCGCGGCGCGCGCCGCCGACCGCGTCCAGCGCTTCGCCGACCAGGTCCGCCAGCAGCGCCGGATCGGCCTCGTAGGCGCGGCCGACCAGGCTGCCGGCGATGCGCACGGCCAGCTCGCCGAGCGCGCCGACCACTTCGTTCTCCAGCCGCGCCAACGGGCGCGAGAAATTGTCCAGGATGCCTTCGATCTGCGCGGTCAGGCGACGGATCTCGGCCTGGCCCTGGGCCAGGCCCTCGGCATGGCCGCGCTCGAAGCCCTCGTGTTGCGCGGCGGCCTCGATCGCCTGGATGTCCTCCAGGCTCGGCGGGCGCAGCACCGGTTCCTCGGGCAGCGACGGCTCCTCGAACTGCGGCTCCGACGGCGGTGCCACGTTGAGTTCCGGCGCCAGCCAGCGCACCACGTTGCCGCTCATACCATCGCCTCCGCACCGGCGCCGCCGAGGCTGATCACGCCTTCATCGGCCAACCGCCGCACGATCGCCAGGATTTCCTTCTGCGCGCCTTCCACGTCGGCCAGGCGCACCGGGCCGCGCGCTTCCATGTCCTCGAGCAGGATCTCGGCCGCGCGCTGGGACATGTTCTTGGTGATCTTCTCGCGCACCTTGATGTCGGCGCCGCGCAGGGCCAGGCCGAGGCGGTCGCCGCTGACTTCGCGCAGCAGGGTCTGCAGCGCGCGGTCTTCCAGCTCGACCAGGTTGTCGAACACGAACATCAGGTCCTGGATGCGGGTGCTGAGCTCGGCGTCGATCTTGCCGATCGCCGCCAGCACGCCCTGGTCCTGGCCGCTGTCCATGAAGTTGAGGATGTTGGCGGCGACCTTGACCCCGCCGACGTTGGACGACTTCAGGTTCTGGTTGCCGGAGAACTGCCGTTCCATGATCTCGTTGAGCTCGCTCAGCGCGTTCGGCGGGATGCCGTCGAGCGTGGCGATGCGCATCAGCACGTCGGCGCGGGTGCGCTCGGGCAGCAGCTTCAGCGCCTCGGCGGCCTGGTCGCTGTCCAGGTGCGCCATGACGATGGCGATGATCTGCGGATGCTCGTTGCGCACCAGGTCGGCGACCGCGCGCGGGTCCATCCACTTCAGCGTGTCCAGGCCGGTGGTGTTGCGGCCGAGCAGGATGCGGTCGATCAGCCCGCCGGCCTTGTCGGCGCCCAGCGCCTGCACCAGCACGTTGCGGATGTAGTCGTCGGCACCCACGCCCAGCGAGGTCTTGCTGCCGAGTTCGGAATTGAACTCGTCCATGACCTGCTCGACCTGGTCGCGCGAGATGCCGCTCATGGTCGCCATGGCGATGCCGATCTTCTGCACCTCCTTGGGATCCATGTGCTTGAGCACCTCGGCCGCGTCGGCTTCGCCGAGCGACAGCAGCAGCACGGCGGCGCGCTGGGTACCGTTCATCGCGCTTGCATCAGGCTTCATTGGCGACCCATCCCTTCACGACTTGCGCAACACGCTTGGAATCCACTTTGACCGCTTCGCGCGCCAGGCGCAGACGCTCCTCGTAGGCGTCGGGCAGGGCGATCGCCGGACGCGCGCCGCCGGCGATGCGGGCGGTGTCCTCGGCCAGCGACGGCAGCAGCGGGTCTTCGTCGTCGAGCATCGA
This sequence is a window from Xanthomonas sp. CFBP 8443. Protein-coding genes within it:
- a CDS encoding ligand-binding sensor domain-containing diguanylate cyclase, with the protein product MLALCAWAGAALAQEYSFRDYAQSDGLQGLSVNCLYADRQGVVWACTELGLHRYERERFEQVGADAGLGSPLVYAIAEDRRQRMWVGASNALYVGDGRRFAAVPGADGRRLPIDQGSSLAAFGDGLVALSDKRPLRIAAGADGRWLVAPLRSADGTALAEISSIAAIGDALWMGCGRQLCRLDAQGRLRRLGRAEGVPEDRWLALLRGRDGTLWARGVHHVLAWPAGATGFAERAPPPGSELSTVAVGINLVEDAHGRVLTRSDTGLLRWEDGRWRAFDRTQGLGALAANICALLSDRQGRLWMGTRGRGVQRWLGYGVIQHWEEPQGLATGPTWAVMRSRGDGRLYVGSEMGANVLDAGSGRMRPLTDRDGQPLRQTVQLVDAADGTLWLGQSSGRVLRLDRGSGRMHEIARVSASLKWMFFDDAGTLWLLTTRGAFLLAPGERQARPAPDLPRDHFSSGGYDARGRLWLVGDHGLYLHQAQGWQPVRLRGAVPDAELDKFTINASDEAWLSFGDVGVWHGRFDPRSATLFVRKVDDPLLARIVPYVLRQDRQQRLWVGSSQGLDLWSDGRWIRVTQAEGLLWDDTSESAFFEDADGSVWIGNSKGLSQVLDPARLFAARPLHLQLLHATRGGRAVTAGAQLPWSQQPIEIAFAVPGAVGGNDTLRFRYRLEGLQEQWADTEQAHLTYTLLSPGRYALEVQALDERQRARSEVARLEFVILPPWWRSPLAWMAYALAAALLVTAVWRWRVKQLLARERTLARLVAERTRELEHDKRELEVARAALALKAVRDDLTGLLNRVGILDALAAQMQHSRSDGSALAVAMIDLDHFKHVNDLHGHLVGDAVLARVGRRMNANLRGADLIGRYGGEELLAVLPGLAPPARTRLHALHQVVGATPFLTDAGMLEVTASIGVAWYRPGETVQQLLSRADDALYRAKHGGRNRVELHLDPAQGEALPS
- the fliR gene encoding flagellar biosynthetic protein FliR; amino-acid sequence: MDSATQMVIDGQQAFAMVGAILWTMLRIGAMLMVMPLVGTRAVPARIRVMLAATLAMALAPLLPPVPDWDGFDAAVVLSVARELAVGASMGFMLRLIFEAGALAGELVSQSTGLGFAQMADPLRGVTSGVIGQWFYLAFGLLFFTANGHLAVVQLLVDSYKALPIGNALPDAQAMASVAPDFFMSMMRGAVTLALPVMVAMLAVNLAFGALAKAAPALNPIQLGLPVAVVLGLALLAVLVGEMGPPVQRLFDAAFDAARQVTA
- a CDS encoding flagellar biosynthetic protein FliQ encodes the protein MSPELALTELRGGLITVLWVAGPLLLSMLVVGVVIGVFQAATQLNEPTIAFVAKVVALTAMLFATGSMLLAHLVEYTTMLFQRIPHLIGG
- the fliP gene encoding flagellar type III secretion system pore protein FliP (The bacterial flagellar biogenesis protein FliP forms a type III secretion system (T3SS)-type pore required for flagellar assembly.) produces the protein MLLRWNRYARGLRLLLILLTLSLLPALGWAQAAPAAAPATPAPAAQNAAPTLPSLPQVNVGKVGAQPVSLPLQTLLLMTAITLLPSMLLVLTAFTRITIVLGLLRQAMGTGQTPSNQVLMGLALFLTALVMMPVWEKAWGQGMSPYLNGQIDFQTAWTLTTQPLRAFMLAQVREADLMTFAGMAGNGTYSGPDAIPFPVLVASFVTSELKTAFEIGFLIFIPFVIIDLVVASVLMSMGMMMMSPMLVSAPFKILLFVLVDGWVLTVGTLAASFNGV
- the fliO gene encoding flagellar biosynthetic protein FliO; translated protein: MSLLLAAATQAAKSASGVGSAAPSPPSLFGAVLALLLVLGLILGMAWVLKRLPGSGFRPAEGLRVVASLAVGAKERVVVVDVNGEQLLLGVSAGGVRTLHRLPEPLPQAPAPSLPNLKQLKNLPDFAQLLAQKLRKDK
- the fliN gene encoding flagellar motor switch protein FliN, whose translation is MSQNDIPEPIPTQFDSLQPESHGGIGNDLNLDMILDVPVTLSLEVGRNRIPIRNLLQLNQGSVVELERGAGEPLDVYVNGTLIAHGEVVTINDRFGVRLTDVVSPTERIRRLR
- the fliM gene encoding flagellar motor switch protein FliM — encoded protein: MTDLLSQDEIDALLHGVDAGAVDTGPAPPAPGEARQYDFSSQDRIIRGRMPTLEMVNERFARLWRIGLFNLIRRSADLSVRGIDLIKFNDYMHSLYVPSNLNLIKFKPLRGTGLIVFEPTLVFTVVDNFFGGDGRYPTRIEGREFTPTEMRVIQLMLKQTFADLHEAWAPVMEVEFEYLNSEVNPHFANIVTPREYVVVSRFHVELEGGGGEIHITLPYSMLEPIRELLDAGIQSDRVDRDESWNVMLREQLNTAEVTISSVLAQKQMTLRELTRLKIGDVLPIDLPKQVPLCVENIPLFTGEFGISRGQNAVKITSNQPPGALRRRPAFQEDAS
- a CDS encoding flagellar basal body-associated FliL family protein: MAAAADKSKKPADAKDAPEGGKSKKKLLIILAAAVLVLGGGGAGAWFFLKKPDDAHAKAAAKTAELPKPAQYFAMDPAFVVNLNGSAEDGPHYLQMEVQLMTRDPEELKLITENAPAIRAHLLMLFSQVQAQDIADLAGRKKLQAAALADAQKLMTAETGKKCVEELLFTSFVTQ